A stretch of Metabacillus sp. FJAT-52054 DNA encodes these proteins:
- a CDS encoding DUF3231 family protein, giving the protein MSKTRKMSSAEFGAIWTTYHKKTMILRILEVLIEKSDEAEAKNLMSDLHRKLNKKVLEMRIMIENEGAAVPAGFTSKDIRLDSPKLFDNGFDIMFCRVLKQISMGMYVLHMTVSYREDVIDYYKQLTDLTQTYYDKFTHYLLKKDLLPHPNYGSIPKSGGYITDKSYTKGTNFFGEKRPINAIEFGMLYHSIETNVFAVQLMKAFAQCSEDNEVKKYFIKGHDLAKEILKETNEILLTDDIQPPTASGGILTGSTAAPFSEYLMLYCTYLLGGFGLGGQGFSSVFILRNDLSAKSAIFAKDTYEFTMAGAKLMMEKGWMEEPPGMDS; this is encoded by the coding sequence ATGTCTAAAACCAGGAAAATGAGTTCGGCAGAGTTCGGGGCTATATGGACAACGTATCATAAAAAGACGATGATTCTTAGAATACTGGAGGTCTTAATTGAGAAATCGGATGAGGCCGAAGCGAAGAATTTGATGTCTGATTTGCATAGGAAGCTGAATAAAAAGGTTCTTGAAATGAGGATTATGATTGAAAATGAAGGGGCTGCTGTACCTGCAGGTTTTACGAGTAAGGATATCCGCCTCGATTCACCGAAATTATTCGATAATGGATTTGATATTATGTTTTGCCGGGTGCTGAAGCAAATCAGCATGGGTATGTATGTCCTTCATATGACCGTATCTTACCGTGAAGACGTAATTGACTACTATAAGCAGCTGACAGATTTAACACAAACGTATTATGATAAATTCACTCATTATCTGCTGAAAAAGGACCTGCTTCCTCATCCAAACTATGGAAGCATTCCGAAGTCAGGGGGATACATAACAGATAAATCCTACACCAAAGGCACGAATTTTTTTGGAGAAAAGAGGCCGATTAATGCGATTGAATTCGGGATGCTTTACCATTCAATCGAGACAAACGTTTTTGCAGTTCAGTTAATGAAAGCCTTTGCCCAGTGCAGTGAGGACAATGAAGTGAAAAAGTATTTTATCAAGGGACATGATTTGGCAAAGGAAATATTAAAAGAAACGAACGAGATTCTTCTAACGGATGATATACAGCCTCCTACTGCATCTGGAGGAATCTTGACAGGCTCGACGGCAGCACCTTTTTCAGAATACCTGATGCTGTACTGTACCTACTTGTTAGGTGGATTCGGTCTTGGAGGCCAAGGCTTCAGCTCCGTCTTTATTCTGCGAAATGATTTGAGTGCAAAATCAGCCATATTTGCAAAAGATACGTACGAATTCACGATGGCAGGGGCCAAATTAATGATGGAAAAAGGATGGATGGAGGAACCGCCCGGGATGGACAGCTAA